From the Synechococcus sp. MU1617 genome, the window CCACTTGCACGACGCTGTGGGCCACCAAAAACCCTGCGGTGATGGCCGTCAGCAGCTTGCGGATCGATCGTGGCGTGAGCGGAATGATTCCGATCTGATTTGGATTCGTTGCAGTGGGTTGCTGAATCACGGTTGGCTTGTGCGGAGGATGAACCCCGGTCTCAGACTCCGGTTCTAAACCTCTGCTTAACCTGCGCTTCGCGCAAGGGACGGGTTGGTGCCTGTGATCTACACACGGGGTTGCGCCCTCAAGACCGCCATCGCTGCATTGTTCGTGGTGGTTGCGGGTGCGTCTTTGTTGACGGTGGCCGTGCAGCTGGTGATGTCTGTCTCTGGTGGTTCCAACCCTGATCTCGGTTGGGGCGTCTTGGCTGGGGTGAGCACGGGACTGGCGGTCTGGGCAACCCGTTCCCAGGGGCTGTTGCGGTTGCTGTCGGTTGCCGATCCATGGGCCCATCAGAGCCGCACCCGAGCGGTGTGGGGTCTGTTGGCGCTTGTGGTTCTGCTGGTTGTGGGCTTGAAGACCGGCTCGCCGGACCGTGACGCCTACAAAAATTTGGTGTTTGGTGAGGGTGGCTTGGTGGAGTGGAGCCAAGTGCTGGTCCTGCTGCTCGCCACCCGGGCGACCTGGTTGATCGGCTCCGATTTGAATGCGCGTTTGCAGGAACGCCGACCCGGGCGCTTGTTCCAGTTCGGCGCCGTATGTCTGGTCCTGGTCTTGATGGAGGAGCTCGCCTGGGGGCAGGTGATCTTCAGTTGGCGGACCCCGCCCTTGTTGAACGAGATCAACGCGCAGAACGAGACGACCCTGCACAACATCGGTTGGTTTCAGGATCGACTGGATGTGGGCACCTTCCTGGCGACCCTTGGGGTTTTGGCTGTCGTGGTTCTGGCACCTCGTTGGATGCGAGCTCTCACAACAAACTGTTCTGAATCGATGGCGGTTGTGACCCGGGCTCTCACTCCAGCTGTCTACAGCTGGCCGTTGTTCCTGGCGGTGTCTGCACTCGCGTTTTGCATTGCCACGCGCACATTCTCCGATCTGATCCTCAATCGGGATCAGGAGTGGGGTGAGCTGGTGCTGTACGGCTCCATCTATCTGTTGTTGTTGCGCACGCGCGTGCTGCTTGGCCCCGTCCAGGACCCTCCGTAACCTGCCCAAAATCCTTCAAGGACGGCTGCATGCGTCGACCCACCGGCATTGATGCGCCCTCCACAACCCGGTGGCCACGCAAGGTGTTGGCAATGGCGGGTCTGTTTGCCCTGATCTGTTTTGCGCTTCAGGCCTGGCGGCTGTTCAGCCTGAGCGCAACCTATGACCAAGCCCTGTTTCTGCAGGAGCTCTGGGCGACTGCGCAGGGGCGGCCCTTTGAAAGCAGCCTCTCATCGGTGTTGTCGGGGGCGGTGGTGGCCGGTGATGGTCTCCCGTCCATCGATTACTTGCACCTGGGGCAGCACGCCAACGCCTTAACCGTATTGATGGCACCCCTGGTGGCTGTGTTTGGGATGTGGGCGCTTCCTTTGCTTCAGGTGGGGCTGCTCGCTGGCGCGGGTCTGGTGCTGTGGAGATTGGCCGATGCCCGACTTCCGCGGCCCTTGGCTGAGCGAATCACCCTTGCCTACTTCCTCAGTGGCGCGGTGATTGGCCCCGCCCTCGAGAACTTTCACGATCTGGTTTGGCTGCCCTTGTTGGCGTTTCTGGTGGTGGGAGGTCTTCTCGACGGTTGCCGTTGGCGGGTATGGCTGTTTGGTGCCCTGTTGCTGTTGGTGCGAGAAGACAGTGGGTTGTTGTTGTTTTCCCTTGGGCTCTGGGCCCTGGTGCGTCGTCCCGACCAACGCATCACCGGAGCCTTGCTGATGCTTGTGTCCTTCGCCTGGGTCGTGCTGGTCACCGGTTGGATTCAACCGATGGTGGATTCCTCCTTATCGGATCGCTTCTTGAAGGAGAAGTTCGGCCATCTGGTGGACGACCCGTCGGGGGGAACGGTTGCTGTGCTGTGGACCATGCTGCGCCAACCTTTTGCGTTGCTCGAGGCGCTGGTGTCGCCGCCGGGGGCCACCCTTGGCTTCGTGCTGGCGTTGAGTTTGCCGCTGGTTCTGGTGCCCCTGCTCTCGGTGGATGCCGTTCTGCTGATGCTGGCTCCGCTGTTGATTGCCTTGCTCTCCCAGGGGCGATCGGCCTTGTCCGTCACGCTGCGCTATGTGCTGGCTTTGGTGCCGGGGCTCTATCTCGGTGCTGTGCTCTGGTGGGAACGCCATCCTGGGGGGTGGTCGAAGCCCTGGCTGCGCCGCTGTTGGACCGCAGCTCTATCTCTTGGCCTTGTGCTCACGCTGGTGGCGAACCCCCATCGCACGCTCTCGGCGGTGATCCCTGACAGCTTTTCCCCCTGGACCTATGTGTCTCCTCAGCAAATGCTGGAGCGTCGCCAGGCGGCTGCGGAGGCGGTGGCGCTGATTCCAGCGGATGCCAGCGTGGCGGCGGATACGCCTCTGTTGCCGTTGTTGGCCCAGCGGGAGGCGGCGATTCGTTTCCCGCGGCATGTTCAATACCGTGATCGCCAGGGACGCGTTCAACCTGTGGACTGGGTTGTGGCCCTGCCCGGTTACTACACGCCCCTGGCTCCAGTGTTCAAGGGATCGCGCAACAAACAGCAGCGCATTCAGCGGGAACTGCGGAAGCTCAAGGCATCAGGCGACTATCGCTTGGTGCATTGCCACGGCGGGGCTGTTGTTCTGCAGCGGCAGGTGCCCGACACAGCTTCAGGCCAGTTGGCCAGCTCTGGCAGCTCCAGTTCTTGTCGGTGGCTTGAGTAAGCAACCTTTCCTGCACCTCGCGGCTTGATCCCCAGCCCGGGTCATTGGGGTTGAGCAGCAGCACGTTCCAGGGTCCCGCTGTGGGGGATGGACTCATTTTTTTCTTGGGGAAGCCGATGTTGGTGCGCTGGCTGAGCTGTGGCACTAGGTAACTGGTGGTGAGCACCGCGTCCTGCGGTTGGATCAGAGCCTGGGCCTCATCAACGGCTTGGAGTTGAGGCAGGCGGCCCAGGTAGGGCCCCGTGAAGAACCAGGGTTTGGCCAGCATCAGCCAGCAGGCCATGGCCCAGCACAGCATCCAGGGAAAGCCTCGCTGGGACTGGGGTTGCCCCCGCAGGCCGTCGATGCAGGCCACCACGGCCACCACGGCCAGGGGCAGGCTGTAGTGATGCACCAGGGTGCGGTAGCTGGTGGATGCAGAGAGCAGATTCACCAGCACCAACGGCAGCCCGATCAGCAATGTGCTGAGGCAGCTCCGCCGCCACAGGGCGATGCAGGGAAGACAAAGCAGCAGCAGATACTCGGTACCGCCGCCCCAATCCAGGCCACTGAGAACACTGATCAGCCCGCCGTTCAAATGGCTGAACATCCGCCCTGCAGCCTTGGGGCCTTCCCCATCCCGGAGCAGTGGATAGAGCCAACGGCTGAGCATCAGCAGCCAGCCGACGCTGAGGCCCCCCGCCGCCAGGCTCCACCGCCATCGTCGGCGCCAGGCAAGGTCGATGGCCATGCCTGCTGTGATCAACACCAGACCGTCGCGGCAGCCCAGCATCACCAGCAGCAAACCAAACCAGAGCCGGGGGCAGCCCTCGCGCTCGGCCCAGAGCGCCAGAGCGAAGGCGGGCATCACCCAGGTTTCGGGGTGGAAATCAAACAGAGCGGTGTTGAACACCACCGGTTGCAGCCACCAGAGGCCGCAGGCCAGCCAGCACTGCCGAGGTCCCAAGCCAGCCTGCTTCGCGAGCCACCAAACCGGTAAGGCGGTGCAACTCAGGGCCAGGGCCTGACTGGCCAAGAGCCAATGCACGCTGGGCAGAATCCGATAGGCCCCACCGGCCAGATAGAGCATCCAGGCCCCGTGGTCGGCCAGTACATGCACCTGCTCCATCGAGGAGATTGGTGCCGCTCCCGATCCGATCAGCCAGGCCCACTGATCGAACAGCCCCAGGTCATAGGCATTGCTTTGGAGCAGGCCATGGCGTGTCGCCGCAATGCCCCAGAGCAGCAGGCCCAGCCCTGCGGACAGCACCAGCAGCTGCGGGGGATAGCCCCGCGGCTGAGATGGCCGGGAGTCAGCGCTGGGGCTGGAGGTCATCGATCGGAATCAGATAGGTCTGGCTGCGTGAGTCCACCCAGGCGCGGGGGCTGGCGTCCACCATCTCTCGCAGGAGCTGTTGCCGCCGTTCCGGCATCGGCCGGTAAGTCTTGTCCCACACGAAGCTGCCGGCCAGATGGCTTGCTCCAGCACTTTTCCAGCGCTGGAGCCGTTCTGGTGTGAGTTGCTTGCTGGAGATCAGCCAGCCCTGACGGCGGGCCAGGTTGAGCAGTGTGGGATCGGTGCTGGTGACACTCACAATCCGCGCGTCGGGCGGCAGATCTCTGCGGATGGTGAGGGCCAAAGGCATCCACGCCTCTCTCTGCCGATGTTCCACAGCCCAGTAATCCAGTGAGACCACCGTGAGGCTCACCACCAGCGCAAGGCCGAGCAACAGCCGAGGCTGCCAGCGGGGTCGCCGCTGGTGCCAGGTCTGCCAGCCCAAGCCGATCAGTGGCGAGCTGAACAGCAGCAGCGGCAGCTGGTAGTACTCATGAATCGTGCTCGAGCGCATGGTGGCGATCGTGCAGAGCAGCACCCCCACCAAGCCGCTGAGGGCGGTCTGCCCGCCGCCGCTGCGCCAGCTTGCCCTCAGGCCGATCAGCAGGAACGGCACCCCCACCAGCGCCAGGAGGCGCAGGCTCACCCGCAGCAGCAGGTTGATCCAGCCGTTGAGGTCCAGCAGAAGACTGATGCTGCTGCGATCGGCTCCCGATCCCCAGAACCCGAAGCTCAGTCCACTGGCCTGTCCCAATTGATGGGCATGCCAGTACCAGCCGGCGATCGCCATCAGGCTGGTGCCGATGTACAGCCAGAAGCCAGGACGCCCCAGCAGGCGAAGCATGCGTCCGGGCAAGGTCTGCAGTGGTGGGGCCTGGCTTTGAGGGTTGGAGCTGAGCTGCACCATCAGCAGGGGTAGCCCCAACCAGAGCAGTGGAATCACCTTGATCAGGCCAGCGGTGGTGAAGCAAACCCAGCTCAGGGCCAGGGTCCAGGGCAACCGTCTCTCACTCCAAAGGCTCAGGCTCTCCAAGGCCCCAGCAGCACACAGCAGCAACAGGGCTTCGGCCTGGAAGGCGCGCCCGAAATACACCGCTAGAGGTGCGATGGCAAAGGCCAGGCCCGCCCACCAACCGGCTTCGGGGTTGAACCAACGTCTGCCCAGGCGCATCACCAGCCAGATGGTCAGTGCGCTGCAGAGCACTGATAAACCGCGGCCCAGCCATTCCTGCACCCCCATCAGGCCGTAGAGGCGGCTCACCAGAAAGGGGTAGAGGGGAAATTCCGACTCCACGAAGCCTGCACTCGCACCACCCCAGTCGATCTGTGGCATCCAGATCGGTGTTCCTGCCTGGCTGAAATGCCTTGCCATGGCTGCGGTGTCGGCTTGCCGCCAGCTGTGAACCCCCAGCACCGGCATCCAGATCTGCACCAGCCGCAGCAGGCTTCCCAGGCCGATGGGCAGCCAGGCTGGCTTAGGGGTTGTTCCAGACAAAGCGGGATGACGCCGCATAGTTCCAGACGTAGACGACAACAATGCCCGCCAGTTGGGCCCAGAGCGCATGGGCCTGGATCAGGGTGTAAAAACTGGTTGCGAGGCCAACGTTGGCCAGGGCCGGCAGGGAGGCCACCAGAAGGAACTTCAGCAACCCCCGGATCAAATGCCTTCCGCTCTGGCGTCGGTCGCGGAAGGTGAGGGCGTTGTTCACCAGATAGTTCGAGCTTGCGGCTGTGATCACGGCCACCGGAAGCGCCTGCTGAAACGCCAGGCCGAAAAGACCCATCAGCAGTGCTGTGGAGAGCAGCTGCACCACCACGCCAGAGGCGCCCACAAGCCCGAAGCTGATGGCCCTTCGCGGTAGCAGCCGCAGGGTTGCGGTGTGAATCAGGGACACGACGAAGTCCCAGAGGACGGCGAGATCGAGCTTGGAGCTGCCATGCAGCCGTGGCTGAAAGCGCAGCGCAATTTCTCCCACCTGCAGACGACCGCGGCTGATGGCCAGGAGTTCATAGAAGAATTTGAAGCCGTTCACATCCACTTGACGCACCAGCGGCAGGCAGCGGTCGAGGCGCAGCACGATGAAGCCGCTCATGCAATCACTCAGGTGCCGGTACGACCTTGGCAGGCTCCAACGGGCTAGACGGTTAGCGAGGGTGGAGCCATCGGTGCGTCGATCGCTGAGGCCTCGGATTTCGGAGTGGTCGAGGAAGCGGCTCCCCGCCACAAGGTCCAGTCCCTCTCGATCCAGGAGCTGCACGGCCTCGCCAACGGAGGCAGGTTCGTGCTGTCCATCGCTGTCCATCACCACGGCGATGGAATAGAGGGCTGCGATCAGGCCTTCTTTGATGGCGCTGGCCAGCCCAGAGCGTCCCACCCGTTGGATGATCCGGATCCTTGGGTCCTGTCGGGCCAGGGCGCGAACCAGATCAGGGGTGCCATCGCGGGAATCGTCATCGACGATCAGGATTTCGAGCGGATGATCCGTCCCCAGGTGCAGCAAGGATTCGATCACCTGGCGGATGGACCCACCCTCATTGAATGTGGGCAGCACGATGGACAGGCCGCTGTGGCTTATCGGTCCTTCACGTTCCGCGGTGGACGACACAGTGCGCTCCAGTCGGGCTCAGGCTACCGACAGTTGGACAGGGTCCATCGCCCTGCTTGGCCTTCGGTGATGCAGTCCTCCTGGGACTTGTCGCTGAGCCGGCGACCTGGGCCACCTTTGAATCGCTGAATGCGTTGTTCGGCATACCAGTTGAGGCTGGGACGTTCGTCGTACCCCTTCA encodes:
- a CDS encoding DUF2079 domain-containing protein, whose protein sequence is MTSSPSADSRPSQPRGYPPQLLVLSAGLGLLLWGIAATRHGLLQSNAYDLGLFDQWAWLIGSGAAPISSMEQVHVLADHGAWMLYLAGGAYRILPSVHWLLASQALALSCTALPVWWLAKQAGLGPRQCWLACGLWWLQPVVFNTALFDFHPETWVMPAFALALWAEREGCPRLWFGLLLVMLGCRDGLVLITAGMAIDLAWRRRWRWSLAAGGLSVGWLLMLSRWLYPLLRDGEGPKAAGRMFSHLNGGLISVLSGLDWGGGTEYLLLLCLPCIALWRRSCLSTLLIGLPLVLVNLLSASTSYRTLVHHYSLPLAVVAVVACIDGLRGQPQSQRGFPWMLCWAMACWLMLAKPWFFTGPYLGRLPQLQAVDEAQALIQPQDAVLTTSYLVPQLSQRTNIGFPKKKMSPSPTAGPWNVLLLNPNDPGWGSSREVQERLLTQATDKNWSCQSWPTGLKLCRAPAAAEQQPRRGNAPSDSRLMP
- a CDS encoding glycosyltransferase, coding for MSSTAEREGPISHSGLSIVLPTFNEGGSIRQVIESLLHLGTDHPLEILIVDDDSRDGTPDLVRALARQDPRIRIIQRVGRSGLASAIKEGLIAALYSIAVVMDSDGQHEPASVGEAVQLLDREGLDLVAGSRFLDHSEIRGLSDRRTDGSTLANRLARWSLPRSYRHLSDCMSGFIVLRLDRCLPLVRQVDVNGFKFFYELLAISRGRLQVGEIALRFQPRLHGSSKLDLAVLWDFVVSLIHTATLRLLPRRAISFGLVGASGVVVQLLSTALLMGLFGLAFQQALPVAVITAASSNYLVNNALTFRDRRQSGRHLIRGLLKFLLVASLPALANVGLATSFYTLIQAHALWAQLAGIVVVYVWNYAASSRFVWNNP
- a CDS encoding glycosyltransferase family 39 protein, giving the protein MRRHPALSGTTPKPAWLPIGLGSLLRLVQIWMPVLGVHSWRQADTAAMARHFSQAGTPIWMPQIDWGGASAGFVESEFPLYPFLVSRLYGLMGVQEWLGRGLSVLCSALTIWLVMRLGRRWFNPEAGWWAGLAFAIAPLAVYFGRAFQAEALLLLCAAGALESLSLWSERRLPWTLALSWVCFTTAGLIKVIPLLWLGLPLLMVQLSSNPQSQAPPLQTLPGRMLRLLGRPGFWLYIGTSLMAIAGWYWHAHQLGQASGLSFGFWGSGADRSSISLLLDLNGWINLLLRVSLRLLALVGVPFLLIGLRASWRSGGGQTALSGLVGVLLCTIATMRSSTIHEYYQLPLLLFSSPLIGLGWQTWHQRRPRWQPRLLLGLALVVSLTVVSLDYWAVEHRQREAWMPLALTIRRDLPPDARIVSVTSTDPTLLNLARRQGWLISSKQLTPERLQRWKSAGASHLAGSFVWDKTYRPMPERRQQLLREMVDASPRAWVDSRSQTYLIPIDDLQPQR